One window of the uncultured Paludibaculum sp. genome contains the following:
- the cysN gene encoding sulfate adenylyltransferase subunit CysN has protein sequence MASPSEAQIGIDQFLRREEEKDLLRFITAGSVDDGKSTLIGRLLYDSKGVYEDQITSIRKATVNETAGTLDFALLTDGLRAEREQGITIDVAYRYFATPKRKFIIADTPGHEQYTRNMATGASTANLAIVLIDARNGVLPQSRRHAFIASLLGIHHVVVAVNKMDLMGYSEEVFHRIRADFSSFAAQLNIPDLYFIPVSALLGDNIVTKSDHMPWFEGASLLHHLETVHIASDRNLSEMRFPVQLVLRPNQQFRGYAGQVASGVLRPGDPVMVLPSGRTSRVKSIVTYDGEVTRAFPPMSVTVSLEDDVDVSRGNMFAPPSHPPHVTRCIDARLVWMGDQPLDLRRQYIIKHTTQSVKAQVRFIRYRVNVNTLEKLPAPELRLNEIGTVVIDTHAPLFVDQYRRNRATGSFVLVDPVSNATVAAGMVTGRDPRVADPTMPDAPLSEENRVPETDRQQRIGHPSALIWMNGGASIGFAVERELFQRGYLTHVIAAQTDGSVLLELAHNLTAAGLITICAADFLYEVERERAGALIDSDRFLDVDVTVFGTSDEAAMAIAEKLTARGITPRKP, from the coding sequence GTGGCGTCACCATCGGAAGCCCAAATCGGCATCGACCAGTTCCTACGGCGTGAGGAGGAAAAGGACCTGCTCCGCTTCATCACCGCCGGCAGTGTGGACGACGGCAAGTCGACCCTGATCGGCCGCCTTCTCTACGACTCCAAGGGCGTCTACGAAGACCAGATCACCTCCATTCGCAAGGCCACGGTCAACGAGACAGCCGGCACCCTGGACTTCGCTCTCCTGACGGACGGCCTTCGCGCTGAGCGCGAACAGGGCATCACCATCGACGTGGCCTATCGCTACTTCGCCACGCCCAAACGCAAGTTCATCATCGCCGACACGCCCGGCCATGAGCAGTACACGCGCAACATGGCCACCGGAGCCTCCACGGCCAATCTGGCCATCGTCCTCATCGACGCCCGCAACGGAGTCCTGCCTCAATCGCGCCGCCACGCCTTCATCGCCTCCCTCCTCGGCATCCATCACGTCGTGGTCGCCGTCAACAAGATGGATCTGATGGGCTACAGCGAGGAGGTCTTCCACCGGATCCGCGCCGACTTCAGCTCCTTCGCCGCCCAACTCAATATCCCCGACCTCTACTTCATCCCGGTAAGCGCGCTGCTTGGCGACAACATCGTCACCAAGAGCGACCACATGCCGTGGTTCGAAGGCGCCAGCCTGCTGCACCACCTCGAGACCGTTCACATCGCCAGCGACCGCAATCTCTCCGAGATGCGCTTTCCCGTCCAACTCGTGCTCCGGCCCAATCAGCAGTTCCGTGGCTATGCTGGGCAGGTGGCTTCCGGAGTCCTCAGGCCCGGTGATCCCGTGATGGTCCTCCCGTCAGGCCGGACCTCCCGTGTGAAGTCGATCGTGACCTACGATGGCGAGGTGACTCGCGCGTTTCCACCCATGTCGGTGACAGTGTCGCTGGAGGACGACGTGGATGTGAGCCGGGGCAACATGTTCGCTCCGCCGTCGCATCCTCCGCACGTCACGCGGTGCATCGATGCCCGCCTGGTCTGGATGGGCGACCAGCCTCTCGACCTCCGCCGCCAGTACATCATTAAGCACACCACCCAATCGGTGAAAGCCCAGGTCCGCTTCATCCGCTACCGGGTGAACGTGAATACGCTGGAAAAGCTCCCGGCCCCCGAGTTGCGGCTCAACGAGATCGGGACCGTGGTCATCGACACGCACGCACCGCTGTTCGTCGACCAGTACCGCCGCAACCGCGCGACGGGTAGTTTCGTATTGGTGGACCCTGTGTCCAACGCCACGGTTGCCGCCGGCATGGTCACCGGGCGCGACCCGCGAGTCGCCGATCCCACGATGCCCGACGCGCCGCTCTCCGAAGAGAACCGCGTCCCGGAGACCGACCGGCAGCAGCGGATCGGACACCCATCGGCCTTGATCTGGATGAACGGCGGCGCCTCCATCGGCTTCGCCGTGGAGCGCGAACTGTTCCAGCGTGGCTACCTCACCCATGTCATTGCGGCCCAGACAGACGGAAGCGTCCTCCTGGAACTCGCGCACAATCTCACCGCGGCCGGGCTCATCACCATCTGCGCGGCCGATTTCCTCTACGAGGTGGAACGGGAACGGGCCGGAGCGCTAATCGACTCCGACCGTTTTCTAGACGTCGATGTGACGGTGTTTGGTACCTCCGATGAGGCAGCGATGGCCATTGCCGAAAAGCTCACGGCAAGAGGCATCACCCCGCGGAAGCCGTGA